The following coding sequences are from one Shewanella violacea DSS12 window:
- the ansA gene encoding asparaginase, giving the protein MTKRSIYVAYTGGTIGMQKTSHGFAPVAGFLTDCVKAMPEFYHDDMPEFVIQEYSPLIDSSDMAPTDWQMIADDIKLNYDKYDGFVILHGTDTMAFTASALSFMLQELSKPVIVTGSQIPLAQLRSDGQTNLLNSLYIAANYPVAEVCLFFNNKLFRGNRTTKTHADGFGAFASPNFPLLLEAGIKIRMNAGKIAEPSDKPLEVATISPQPIGVVTLYPGITTDVIKNILQQPVKALILLTYGVGNAPQNPALLKVLSQASERGIVLVNLTQCLQGKVNMSGYATGNALQEAGVISGADMTTEAALAKLHYLLSKPMSAAEVRDAMQKDLVGELSED; this is encoded by the coding sequence ATGACCAAACGTTCCATATATGTTGCCTATACAGGCGGTACCATAGGCATGCAAAAAACCTCCCATGGCTTCGCGCCTGTGGCAGGTTTCCTCACAGATTGTGTGAAGGCCATGCCTGAGTTCTACCATGACGATATGCCCGAATTTGTGATTCAGGAGTATTCTCCACTGATAGATTCATCGGATATGGCACCGACGGATTGGCAGATGATCGCCGATGATATTAAGTTGAACTACGACAAGTATGATGGCTTCGTGATCTTACATGGCACAGATACCATGGCCTTCACCGCTTCAGCCTTGTCATTCATGCTGCAAGAACTATCCAAGCCAGTCATAGTCACAGGTTCTCAGATCCCCCTAGCTCAACTCAGATCTGATGGTCAAACCAACCTGCTGAACTCTCTCTATATTGCCGCCAATTATCCGGTCGCAGAAGTCTGTTTATTTTTTAATAACAAGCTCTTTAGAGGAAACAGGACCACCAAGACCCATGCCGATGGTTTCGGGGCCTTTGCATCGCCTAACTTTCCTTTACTGCTTGAGGCGGGCATAAAGATCCGCATGAATGCCGGCAAAATAGCCGAGCCGTCGGATAAGCCTTTGGAAGTTGCTACCATCAGTCCTCAGCCCATAGGCGTAGTGACACTCTATCCAGGCATTACCACAGATGTGATAAAGAACATCTTACAACAACCGGTCAAAGCACTGATCTTGCTTACCTATGGGGTAGGCAATGCGCCCCAGAATCCAGCGCTGCTTAAGGTGCTGTCACAAGCGAGTGAACGTGGAATAGTCTTAGTTAATCTCACCCAATGTCTTCAGGGCAAGGTCAATATGTCGGGCTACGCAACGGGCAATGCCCTGCAAGAAGCTGGGGTGATCAGTGGTGCGGACATGACGACGGAAGCCGCCTTAGCGAAACTACACTATCTGCTGTCTAAGCCTATGTCAGCCGCAGAAGTGAGAGATGCTATGCAGAAAGATTTGGTTGGCGAGCTAAGCGAAGATTAA